In Gammaproteobacteria bacterium, one genomic interval encodes:
- a CDS encoding type II toxin-antitoxin system PemK/MazF family toxin codes for MVEILRGDIFWADLEPTKGREQSGRRPVLILSHKIFNEKSGTVIALALSSQLQKAGFPLTYLLEEALQQQKSWVKISQIRTLSTLRLDKKIGHVPLSEMNKILEGLNEIIG; via the coding sequence GTGGTCGAAATATTAAGAGGCGATATTTTTTGGGCTGACTTGGAGCCAACAAAAGGGCGTGAGCAATCTGGAAGACGGCCAGTGTTGATTCTGAGTCATAAGATTTTTAATGAGAAGTCTGGAACAGTTATCGCTCTGGCTTTAAGTAGTCAGTTGCAAAAAGCAGGTTTTCCGCTCACTTATCTATTAGAAGAGGCGCTGCAGCAACAAAAATCTTGGGTGAAAATCAGTCAAATTAGAACCTTGTCGACGTTAAGGTTGGACAAAAAAATAGGGCATGTGCCTTTATCAGAAATGAATAAGATTTTAGAAGGGTTGAATGAAATTATTGGTTAG
- a CDS encoding CopG family transcriptional regulator translates to MNAIASKIAISIDSGLLDRLDAFIQKKHFKNRSQAIQSAVEEAVGRLEHSRLAEECSKLDFAYERQLADEWRDIEGEEEWSKY, encoded by the coding sequence ATGAATGCAATAGCATCGAAAATTGCCATTTCAATTGACAGTGGTTTGCTTGATCGGCTTGATGCGTTTATTCAAAAAAAACATTTTAAAAATCGCAGTCAGGCGATTCAGTCTGCAGTAGAAGAAGCCGTAGGTCGTTTAGAGCATAGTCGATTAGCCGAAGAATGCAGTAAGTTAGACTTTGCCTATGAAAGACAGTTGGCCGATGAATGGCGGGATATCGAAGGAGAAGAAGAGTGGTCGAAATATTAA
- a CDS encoding GspH/FimT family pseudopilin: MINYYKYRQAGFSLIELVIALAIIFILALFSVEGFSDFFEHRKKRLYMQQLYHDLKWARVEAIVLNIPVTIQPYNNQLDIITNTWCDGWVIFKNSDNIGLETTAQVLKIHSGLQDCHITFSSFPERAYFQFLPEGTSDYQNGTFRFYDQSNVSMEIIVNQTGRVRCDS; this comes from the coding sequence ATGATTAATTATTATAAATACCGCCAAGCAGGGTTTTCGCTTATCGAGCTGGTGATAGCGTTGGCTATTATTTTCATCTTGGCATTGTTTAGTGTGGAAGGATTCTCTGATTTTTTCGAGCATAGAAAAAAACGACTTTATATGCAGCAACTCTACCATGACTTAAAATGGGCGCGGGTCGAGGCGATCGTTTTAAATATCCCGGTGACGATACAGCCGTATAATAATCAATTAGATATCATCACCAACACCTGGTGTGACGGTTGGGTTATTTTCAAAAATTCTGATAATATTGGGTTGGAAACAACGGCTCAAGTTCTAAAAATACACTCAGGCCTGCAAGATTGTCATATCACTTTTTCTAGCTTTCCCGAGCGAGCCTATTTTCAATTTTTGCCAGAAGGAACCAGTGATTATCAAAACGGTACTTTTCGTTTTTACGATCAATCAAATGTGTCCATGGAAATCATCGTCAATCAAACTGGGCGCGTACGATGTGACTCTTGA